Proteins from a genomic interval of Zingiber officinale cultivar Zhangliang chromosome 2A, Zo_v1.1, whole genome shotgun sequence:
- the LOC122039823 gene encoding growth-regulating factor 2-like has translation MMVGGGGGGGGRSRYPFTVSQWQELELQALVFRYMASGIPVPSDLVLCIRRRPFVDPQTLPFLPNLPAIGWGAYQMGDARKAMDPEPGRCRRTDGKKWRCSKEAYPDSKYCERHMHRGKSRSRKPVELSLATSPVSSGHCSSNFHPPLPRPPPQAGHFPFSCSSSARPPENYRNVHGLKEGVNEYPFLMESSKQSWSSSTDPFSRMFASEKEMEKQYLLPNVDLKIDRPAKLEVQPRPFHCFLDEKPPKIEDSWMSMNLDSKSTRLSISLPMANHDMPMTASRRYNDG, from the exons ATGATggtgggaggaggaggaggaggaggggggcggAGTAGGTATCCCTTCACGGTCTCGCAGTGGCAAGAATTAGAGCTCCAAGCCCTCGTCTTCAGGTACATGGCCTCGGGTATACCCGTACCCTCTGATCTCGTCCTTTGCATCAGGCGAAGACCCTTCGTGGATCCTCAAACTCTCCCCTTCCTCCCTAATCTCCCTGCGA TTGGATGGGGAGCTTATCAGATGGGCGACGCGAGGAAGGCGATGGATCCAGAGCCAGGGAGGTGCAGGAGAACGGACGGGAAAAAATGGAGATGCTCCAAGGAGGCTTATCCCGACTCCAAGTACTGCGAGAGGCACATGCACAGGGGTAAAAGCCGTTCAAGAAAGCCTGTGGAATTGTCTTTGGCCACCAGTCCAGTCTCCTCCGGCCACTGCTCGTCCAACTTCCACCCTCCTCTCCCGCGGCCACCGCCTCAGGCCGGCCATTTTCCCTTCTCGTGTTCCTCCTCTGCGAGGCCCCCTGAAAACTACAG GAACGTCCATGGACTCAAGGAAGGTGTGAATGAGTACCCATTCCTCATGGAAAGCTCGAAACAGAGTTGGAGCAGCAGCACCGATCCTTTCTCCAGAATGTTTGCGTCTGAGAAAGAGATGGAAAAGCAATACTTGTTGCCGAATGTCGATCTCAAGATAGATAGGCCTGCTAAGTTGGAAGTGCAACCGAGGCCGTTCCACTGTTTTCTCGATGAAAAGCCTCCGAAGATTGAAGATTCCTGGATGAGCATGAACTTGGACTCGAAGAGTACGCGGCTATCTATCTCACTTCCGATGGCCAATCACGACATGCCGATGACTGCTTCCCGGCGCTACAATG ATGGTTAA